In Bacillota bacterium, the sequence CGGTGAAGGCTGGATGGATAAGCCTGTTATGGGCTTTATGAAAAGCACTCTGAATATTGGGGATTTACCAACGACTCAAGTATTCTATAGAATTAATCTCGGAATATTCAGATGGGGAGTTTATGCTGAAAAGCTTGCCCCGGCAGCTCCTGATACCGCAAGCAGCGCAACAACAGCAACTACAAGCGCGGTTGCAGCTGCTGTTTCAAATGCTCCTGCTGCAACATCATCGGCAACGACAGCGGTTACGGCGGCCGCGTCTGCTGTGTCAGATAAACTTGGAGAAACGTTTTCTAAACTTGATTTTGCTCCGCTAAATTGGGTAACAACCCATTGGATACTAGGAAGCGATGCATCCACTCTATTTTTCCAACGAATGATTATAATAATCGAAATCCTGTTAGGGCTTGCCATCATAGCCGGTGCATTTACCTTTATTGCATCAGGCATAAGCATTTTGCTGAATATCAATTTTATGGCTACCACCGGTTTATATTTAAGTGTTTGGTGGTTCCCAGTTGCATTATTCGCATTGATGGGGGGCGCGGGACGAGCTTTTGGGCTTGATTACTATATAATGCCTTATCTCAATAATGTTTGGGAAAGATGGATCAAGGGCGGGAAATTCTCTCTCTCTATCCCGAGGGCTTTTGATCGACATTCTAATTTTGACGAACTGCTGTAAATACGTAATGTAACGGAGTGATACCCTTGTGGCGACAGATTGACAGTGAATTTGCCGAACTGATAAATGAGTTCGAATGCTTTTTAGAGAAGCAATTGCCGCAAAAAGGCGGTTTTTTAAGTGAGGTTTCTAAAAAAGTAATACAATCTGGAGGAAAACGCCTTCGGCCGGCATTTACTATCCTGTTTTCAATGATGGGTGAAAAAGACATCTTCACTGATAAAGAATACAAAGAACGTGTTTTTCATACTGCTGCTGCAATCGAGATTTTGCATACCGCGACTTTAATACATGATGATATTATCGACAGCGCTGATACACGGCGCGGGAAACCGACTGTTTCATGTAGTTACGGTACAAGTATGGCTGTTTATACAGGGGATTTCTTACTGGTGCAGACAATGCTTTTGCTTTCTAAGTCTGGGCTTGATATAGAGTATTTGAATACGGCAGCTAAAGGGATGGAAGCAGTTTGCCTTGGAGAGGTCGATCAGTATTATCAAAAATATAAGATAACGACTGTATATAGTTATCTTAAGAGAATCATAAAGAAAACCGCTTTGCTGTTTTCAGTGTCAGCGACTCTTGGAGCCAGATTGTCAGGGCTTTCTGATGAAACGATAAAAAATGCCGCGCATTTTGGCCTGAATTTCGGAACTGCTTTTCAGCTTAGAGACGATATGCTGGATCTTTCATCAAATAAAAATGATACTGGAAAACCCGTTTTGAAAGATTTAAAGGACGGAGTCATTACACTCCCGCTTATCCTGACTGCTAGGGACAATAAAAAGATCAGGTCGGAAATAGAGCAGTTTTTCGGTTCGAGAGATGATGCATTTGCTGACAGCATATTAAAGGATGTAATAGAGGCTGGCGGTGCTTTGAAAATGCAGGGCATACTTGAAAAATATGTAATCCGAGCAAAAAAGAGACTTAACATGATGCCTGAAAGCAAAGCTAGGAATATTCTTGCTGATATTGTAAATGTTATATACTAATAGAGATATTTTATTAATATGACCCTGTTATGGGGATGAGCTTGAGAGGAGTTTTAAAATGAAAAAATTTGTAGCGACTACACTTGCACTGTTGCTTTTAGCAGGTTGTGCATCAGCGTCTAACAAGAAATCGGCAAATATAAAGACCGGACTTGGTGTGATAACTTCAATTGAGAGTTCAACAGATGCTACTGCCGGTAAAGACGGAAATGCGCAGGTTGACTCGGTTATAGCTGCTGTAACTCTTGACGCAGACGGGAAGCTTGCAAAGGTTTATCTTGACAGTGCCCAAACTAAAATAGGATTTAACGCAACTGGCTTACTGACAACAGATAAAACATCCGAGGTTAAGACAAAGAAGGAAATAGGTACAGGTTACGGCATGGTAAAAGCGTCGAAAATCGGAAAAGAGTGGTATCAGCAGGCGGAGGCGTTTGAAAGCTGGGCGACAGGTAAGACTGTTGACGAGGTTAATAAACTTAAGGTTAAACAAACAGATGCCCAGCATACAGCTGTTCCAGATGTTGCTGAATTAACTTCAAGCGTAACAATCTCAGTAGGTGACTTCCAGAAAGCAATTGCCAAGGCAGCGGCTAACGCAAAATAATATAACTGGCGGGCGGTCAAAGGCCGCCCGCTTATTTATGGTGATAAAATGAAACGACTGCTTGCATTTATCTTAATATTTGTTATTTTAATTTCATCATCCGGATGCCGGTTGGGCGGACCCAAGAAGTACTCTGTTGAGTTTTTCGGGGTTTTTGATACTGTCACTCAGGTAATAGGCTATGCTGAAAGCCAGTCAAAATTTGATTATTTCAGCAATAAAATAGAAAAAAGGCTTCAGGATCTAACTAAACTTTATGATATTTATAATACTTACGAGGGAATAAGCAATCTCAAAACGATAAACGACAATGCCGGGAAGCAGCCTGTACATGTTGATAAAGATATAATAAATATGCTTAAGTTCAGTAGGGATAAATATGCCTTGACAGAAGGCCGTGTTAATATTGCGCTTGGCGCAGTGTTATCAATTTGGCATGATTATCGTGAGGCGGGGATAAGTGACCCAAAGAATGCAAAGTTGCCGCCGATGGACAAACTTGAGGATGCAAATAAACACACAAATATTAATGACGTTGTTATTGATGAGACTAATGACACAGTATTTCTGCGTGATCCTGAGATGAGTCTTGATGTAGGTGCGATAGCAAAAGGATATGCTGTTGAGATTGTTGCAAAGGAAATTGAAGCTGAAGGTTTTACATCTGGAGTAATCAGCGTTGGAGGAAATGTAAGGGTCATAGGACATCCTTCTGATGGTGTTCGTAAACGCTGGGGAATCGGTTTACAGGATCCAAAAGCCGAGATTAACGGAACTCAGAATCTTCTTGATACGGTTTTTGTAAAAGACAGCTCCGTTGTTACAAGCGGGGATTATCAGCGGTATTATATAGTCGATGGGAAAAGATATAACCATATCATTGATCCGGATACATTGATGTCGGCTGATAAATTCAGAGCAGTCTCGGTAGTTACGGCAGATTCGGGTCTAGCAGATGCCTTATCTACATGCCTTTTTATTTTGGACTATGAAGACGGCCTTAAACTTGTCCAATCAATACCCGGGGTCGAGGCTTGCTGGGTCATGAAAGATGACAGCATTAAAGCAACTGACGGGATGAAAAAAATAATGAAAAAACTTGGAGGAGCCACAGGTTCGGAGGGTTAAAAATGAAAGAAGTTCTTAAAAAGTTTTCTGAGCGTTTTCCTTCTTTCTCTATGCTTTTTTATATCGATGTTGTCCTGCCTGCTATACTCTATTTAATAGCTCGTTTTTACAGTGGAATGTCTGCTCTTTTCCACAATTATGGATTGTTTGTTATGCGCCCCATCCCTAATTTCAAAAGCTATACAGGCATCGCGGGGACTCTTATCTGCCTATATTTTATTTTTAAAGCAGTTATAAAAAGAAACTGGGTTGACGCTGTTTTAACAATCTTTTTAACCATTGCTGTATTTGCTTATTTTTATTTCAAATTAAATTACATGGTTTCGGGTACATTAACATTTTGAAACTAAAAAATTTACAGTTTGTTTCGCATATTTAAAGTGCGTGTCCCGTTCTTTTTTTTACTTGCTCTCAATATACTGTATAGAGATTAGGATACGGAGGTCTAAAACGGTGGAAAGAGAGCGATTTTCGCGCGGTGCCGAGGTAAGACACCGCCGCGGCAAAGTGCCGGAAACGGCTCAAAAAGGCGGGCTTTTTTGGCTTCAAATGTTTCTGAGCTTGCTTCTTATTATCGCCGGATTTCTTATACATCACGGAAAGTCGGAACAGGTAAAAGCAGTTTTTGCAAATAGCCTTACTAAAAGCATGGATTTGTCTGACGTCAGTACGGCGGTTAACGATTTTGTTAATAAAACACCAGTAATAAAAGATATTTTCGGGGAATCTGCCGTAACTGTTTTTAGCAACAAGAAAAAGGATGATTCTAATGCAGATGAACAAGCTTTTGATCCCGAAGGCAGTGAAACAACTGAGCAAATGCCGCCGGTGACTAAAGATGGGGCCCAGGCTGTTCCAACATCGGCGGAAGGTATGGGCGGTGCTACGGACACAGGCGGGTATATGCAGTATCTTAATATAGATGCGGGTCAAACGAAACAGGCTGAACAGCCACCACCAGCCTCGCCGTCGCCGCCTGCAGCGGCGTCACCTGAGACACAGGCACCTGCCGCTCCTGCTATCCCCGCTAATGTAGTTACAACTAAAGTCAATACAGGGCTGAAACTAAAAATGCCTATTACTGGAACAATAACATCTCCTTTCGGTTATCGAATACACCCTACAGCAAAGGTTGAGTTATTTCATTATGGACTTGATATTGCTGCAAATACAGGAACCATTATACATGCTGCGGGTAAAGGCACCATTGAAGATACAGGCACAAATAAGAGTTACGGCAATTACGTGCTTATAAAACATAACGATGACCTATATACTTTTTATGGGCACTGCAGTGAGGTGCTTGTAAAAAAAGGAGCAAAGGTTTCTTTTTCAACTAAAATCGCGAAAGTTGGAAGCACAGGTATTTCAACAGGCCCGCATCTGCATTTTGAAATCAGGTATAAAGATAAGTACATAAATCCACAGCTCAATGCTTCCTAGGCGGGGGTGCAGAAGATGAAGGCAAAACTTCATATAAGCCCTCTTTTTTTTGGCATTACGGGGTTCTATATACTTGCAGACGGAACGATATATATTGTTTACATAATTTTGTCGGCACTGCTTCATGAGGCGGCTCATATTTGGATGATTAAACGCAGCGGGGAAGGCGTTAAATCAATAGATATGAAACCGTTTGGCGTTAACATAATATTAAAAGAAGATCATATTTTATCCTATAAAAGAGAAATACTTATTTCTTTAGCGGGTCCCTTGGTAAATCTTGCGGTTGCCACCATTTTTTTATTAATAAATAAGTTCATATATTATTCTGAAGCAGGTATGTTTATTTCACTGATAAATTTCGCTCTGGCGGGTGTAAACATGCTTCCGATATATCAGCTTGATGGTGGGCGTATCATCAAAAATCTTCTTTTAATGAAATTAGAACCGTCGACTGCTGATAAGATATGTTTTCTTATTTCAATAGCGTGTCTAACGCCCATTTTATACATTGGGGGCATTCTTTTATATAAAACTGGCCATAATTTTTCACTTTTAATAATCGGTTTTTACCTGCTGATTTGCCTTGTTATAAAATCAAATTGAATTTATTAGATAAAAACGTTATAATAATATATTATGATCATTTTTGAAAGGGAGTTTTGATTGACAGTTTTTGAAAAGATATTGTTCAATGTCCAAAAGCCATCCAGATATACGGGTGGAGAACTGAACAGTGTTGTAAAAAATAAAGAGGATATTTCTCTACGATTTGCGTTTTGTTTTCCTGATGTTTATGAGGTCGGGATGTCCCATCTTGGCATGAAAATAATATACAGTCTTTTAAATTCCAGGCCCGACGTTTGGTGCGAACGGGCCTTTTGCCCGTATGAGGATATGGAAGAAGAGATGAAAAAAGCGGGATTGCCGCTTTATGGACTTGAAAGCCGTGATTCTCTTTCTTATTTTGATATTTTAGGTTTTACGCTTCAAACTGAATTATCTTATACTAATATACTTCATATGCTGCGTTTATCTAATATTCCTCTTAAAAGTACCGATAGGAATGAGGATTATCCTTTGATTATAGCAGGCGGCCCTTGCGCATATAATCCAGAGCCGCTTTACAGCTTTTTTGACTTATTCGTGCTTGGCGAAGGTGAAGAAGTCTTATTAGAGCTTGCGGATCTTGTTATCCTCTCAAAACGAGAGGGATGGACTAAGGACAAGCTTTTGAAAGAAGCAGCGCAAATAGGCGGAATTTATGTCCCTAAATTTTATGAAGTTGATTATAACGAGGATGGCACAATAAAAAACCGCCGTGTTACTCAAGAAGGAATACCTGCTGTTGTTCAAAAGCGTGTTGTAAAAGACCTCAATACAATGTTTTATCCTGAAAGTTTTATTGTACCTTTCGGTGAAATCATACACGACCGCATAATGCTCGAGGTATTTAGAGGGTGTATTCGCGGCTGCCGCTTTTGCCAGGCCGGAAACATTTACCGGCCAATTCGTGAAAAAAGCCCTGAGGTTTTGAATGAACAGGCTAAAAAGCTTATTTCAAGTTCGGGCTATGACGAAATATCACTGACTTCACTGAGCACTAGTGATTATACTAAATTAGAACCTTTAACTGACACGCTTCTCGACTGGTGTGAACAGGATATGATAAGCCTGTCGCTTCCTTCGCTTCGTGTTGATAATTTTTCAACAGAGCTTATGGAAAGGGCTCAGAAAGTTCGAAAAACTGGACTTACTTTTGCCCCTGAAGCTGGTACCCAGCGAATGCGCGACATTGTTAATAAAAATGTAACTGAGGAACAGCTGATGCATACCTGCCGCATTGCTTTCAGCGGCGGATGGCATACAATCAAGCTTTATTTTATGATCGGTCTCCCACATGAAACAATGGAAGATGTTGAAGGTATTGCCAGTCTTGCCGAGCGTGTTATTGATAATTATTTTGAAGGTATCAGGCTTGGCGAGTACCGTAAAGGAGCTAGAGGAATAAAGGTAACTGTCAGTGTTTCTTCATTTGTTCCAAAGCCGTTTACGCCGTTTCAGTGGGCGGCCCAGGATACTATGGAACTCCTTGAGGAAAAGCAGCAGGAACTTAGATCTTCAATTAAAAACAAACACATTTCGCTTTCCTGGCATGAACGGAAAATCAGCTTTCTTGAAGCTGTGTTCGCAAGGGGTGACCGCCGTCTTGCAGATGTAATTGAAACAGCCTATGAAAACGGCGCGAAATTTGACAATTGGGACGAGCACCTGAAATTTGATGTATGGATGGATGCGTTAAAAATCCATGGTTTATCTCCTGAGTTTTATGCAAATCGAAAGCGCCCTTATGAGGAGATACTTCCGTGGTCGTTTATCGATATTGGCGTAACAGAAAAGCATCTGCGCCTAGAGGCTGAAAGGGCAGAAGAAGTAATAACGACTCCCGACTGCAGAACGAACTGCAGAGGGTGCGGGGCGAACCGCCTTTGCGGAGGATTTTGCGATGCAAAAAATTAGAATAAGGTTTGAAAAAACCGGCAATGCACGCTATATATCACATCTTGACCTTATGAGGACAATGATGCGCGCACTTAGAAGAGCAGGAATTAGCGTTAAATATACAGAGGGATTTAATCCTCATCCTCACCTGGTTTTTGGAAATCCTCTGTCACTTGGGCATGAAAGCGTTTGTGAATTATGTGATGCTGAAATCAAAGATGATATTGAAGCAAACGAAATCAAAGATAGGCTCAATGCCGTTATGCCGAAGGGACTTTGGGTGCGTGCGGTTACTGAGCAGATCATGCGGCAGAGCGAAATTGCAATGGCAAAGTATCGGATAGATATAGAAACAGAGACATCTGCAGAAGAAATCAAGCAGTTATTTTCGAGAGATACAATAGAACTAGACAAAAAAGGAAAAGCAGGAGTAAAAAAAGTGAATATTGTTCCGCTAATCCACGCTTTTTATGCGCAGGATGGCGGCAACGGGGTTATTATTTCAACGGTTTTGGCTGCCGGAAGTTCTGAAAACCTTAATCCAGAATTTATTGTCAAGGCTTGTCAAAATGAAATACCATCTATGAAGGATTCTTTTGCAAAATATACAAGACTGGCTTTTTATAATATAGATGAAAAAATTTTTGAATAAATGAGGGTGATAGAAATGAAGATTGAAACAAAATGCGTTCAGGGCGCGTACAAGCCCAAAAATGGCGAACCTCGGGTTCTGCCAATTGTACAGAGCACTACATACAAATATGATTCAAGTGAAGAAGTTGGAAAGCTTTTCGATCTTGAAAAGGATGGGTTCTTTTACACTCGTCTAGCTAATCCCACAGTTGCTATTGTTGAAGAAAAACTTGCAATGCTGGAAGGCGGCGTTGGCGCGGCGCTGGTTTCTTCCGGACAAACGGCATCTATGCTTTCATTATTAAATATAATGGGCTCTGGCGATCATTTCGTAAGCATGTCTGCAATTTACGGCGGAACGCTTAATCTATTTGCCGTTACGCTTAAAAAATTTGGGATTGAAGTTTCGTTTGTCAACCCGGGCGACGATGAGGAAACAATACAAAAGGCCTTTAAACCAAATACAAAGGCGTTTTTCGGTGAGACAATAGCAAATCCATCACTTGCAGTGATGGATATTGAAAAGATAGCAAAAATCGCTCATAGAAATGGTGTTCCACTTATTATTGATAATACCTTTGCAACTCCATATCTTTGTCGCCCGCTTGAACACGGCGCTGATATAGTAGTTCATTCAACAACAAAATATTTGGATGGTCATGCAGTTCAGCTTGGCGGTGCGATTGTTGATGGTGGAACTTTCGATTGGACAAACGGAAAGTTTAATGAATTTACAGAACCAGACGAATCTTACCATGGTATTATTTATTCAAATACATTTGGTAGATCAGCTTATATTACGAAATTAAGAGTTCAGCTTATCCGTGATACAGGTGCTATTCAGACTCCAAACGGTGCGTTTCTTTTAAATCTAGGCATGGAAACACTTGCACTGCGTATGGACAGGCATTCTTCCAATGCTTTGAAAGTGGCGGAGTATTTAAAGACAAAGCCTGAAGTTTCTGAAGTTCGTTATCCTAAATTAGACGGTGATACTTATAAGGATTTGGCTGATAAATACCTTCCTCTTGGAGCAAGCGGAGTGGTTTCATTTACAATGAAAGACGGCAGGGAAAAGGCAATGAAATTTATGGACAGCCTAAAACTGGCTGCTATTGTTGTTCATGTTGCCGATGTGAGAACAGGAGTATTACATCCTGCAAGTACAACTCATCGTCAGCTTTCTGACGAACAGCTTATTGCAGCCGGCATTAATCCAGGGTTTATACGGTTCTCTGTGGGAATTGAAAATGTTGACGATATAATTGCGGATATGGAGCAGGCATTTAAAGCTG encodes:
- a CDS encoding TIGR03936 family radical SAM-associated protein, which produces MQKIRIRFEKTGNARYISHLDLMRTMMRALRRAGISVKYTEGFNPHPHLVFGNPLSLGHESVCELCDAEIKDDIEANEIKDRLNAVMPKGLWVRAVTEQIMRQSEIAMAKYRIDIETETSAEEIKQLFSRDTIELDKKGKAGVKKVNIVPLIHAFYAQDGGNGVIISTVLAAGSSENLNPEFIVKACQNEIPSMKDSFAKYTRLAFYNIDEKIFE
- a CDS encoding site-2 protease family protein, with the translated sequence MKAKLHISPLFFGITGFYILADGTIYIVYIILSALLHEAAHIWMIKRSGEGVKSIDMKPFGVNIILKEDHILSYKREILISLAGPLVNLAVATIFLLINKFIYYSEAGMFISLINFALAGVNMLPIYQLDGGRIIKNLLLMKLEPSTADKICFLISIACLTPILYIGGILLYKTGHNFSLLIIGFYLLICLVIKSN
- a CDS encoding M23 family metallopeptidase: MERERFSRGAEVRHRRGKVPETAQKGGLFWLQMFLSLLLIIAGFLIHHGKSEQVKAVFANSLTKSMDLSDVSTAVNDFVNKTPVIKDIFGESAVTVFSNKKKDDSNADEQAFDPEGSETTEQMPPVTKDGAQAVPTSAEGMGGATDTGGYMQYLNIDAGQTKQAEQPPPASPSPPAAASPETQAPAAPAIPANVVTTKVNTGLKLKMPITGTITSPFGYRIHPTAKVELFHYGLDIAANTGTIIHAAGKGTIEDTGTNKSYGNYVLIKHNDDLYTFYGHCSEVLVKKGAKVSFSTKIAKVGSTGISTGPHLHFEIRYKDKYINPQLNAS
- a CDS encoding O-acetylhomoserine aminocarboxypropyltransferase/cysteine synthase, with the protein product MKIETKCVQGAYKPKNGEPRVLPIVQSTTYKYDSSEEVGKLFDLEKDGFFYTRLANPTVAIVEEKLAMLEGGVGAALVSSGQTASMLSLLNIMGSGDHFVSMSAIYGGTLNLFAVTLKKFGIEVSFVNPGDDEETIQKAFKPNTKAFFGETIANPSLAVMDIEKIAKIAHRNGVPLIIDNTFATPYLCRPLEHGADIVVHSTTKYLDGHAVQLGGAIVDGGTFDWTNGKFNEFTEPDESYHGIIYSNTFGRSAYITKLRVQLIRDTGAIQTPNGAFLLNLGMETLALRMDRHSSNALKVAEYLKTKPEVSEVRYPKLDGDTYKDLADKYLPLGASGVVSFTMKDGREKAMKFMDSLKLAAIVVHVADVRTGVLHPASTTHRQLSDEQLIAAGINPGFIRFSVGIENVDDIIADMEQAFKAAK
- a CDS encoding polyprenyl synthetase family protein, with amino-acid sequence MWRQIDSEFAELINEFECFLEKQLPQKGGFLSEVSKKVIQSGGKRLRPAFTILFSMMGEKDIFTDKEYKERVFHTAAAIEILHTATLIHDDIIDSADTRRGKPTVSCSYGTSMAVYTGDFLLVQTMLLLSKSGLDIEYLNTAAKGMEAVCLGEVDQYYQKYKITTVYSYLKRIIKKTALLFSVSATLGARLSGLSDETIKNAAHFGLNFGTAFQLRDDMLDLSSNKNDTGKPVLKDLKDGVITLPLILTARDNKKIRSEIEQFFGSRDDAFADSILKDVIEAGGALKMQGILEKYVIRAKKRLNMMPESKARNILADIVNVIY
- a CDS encoding FAD:protein FMN transferase codes for the protein MKRLLAFILIFVILISSSGCRLGGPKKYSVEFFGVFDTVTQVIGYAESQSKFDYFSNKIEKRLQDLTKLYDIYNTYEGISNLKTINDNAGKQPVHVDKDIINMLKFSRDKYALTEGRVNIALGAVLSIWHDYREAGISDPKNAKLPPMDKLEDANKHTNINDVVIDETNDTVFLRDPEMSLDVGAIAKGYAVEIVAKEIEAEGFTSGVISVGGNVRVIGHPSDGVRKRWGIGLQDPKAEINGTQNLLDTVFVKDSSVVTSGDYQRYYIVDGKRYNHIIDPDTLMSADKFRAVSVVTADSGLADALSTCLFILDYEDGLKLVQSIPGVEACWVMKDDSIKATDGMKKIMKKLGGATGSEG
- a CDS encoding TIGR03960 family B12-binding radical SAM protein; the protein is MTVFEKILFNVQKPSRYTGGELNSVVKNKEDISLRFAFCFPDVYEVGMSHLGMKIIYSLLNSRPDVWCERAFCPYEDMEEEMKKAGLPLYGLESRDSLSYFDILGFTLQTELSYTNILHMLRLSNIPLKSTDRNEDYPLIIAGGPCAYNPEPLYSFFDLFVLGEGEEVLLELADLVILSKREGWTKDKLLKEAAQIGGIYVPKFYEVDYNEDGTIKNRRVTQEGIPAVVQKRVVKDLNTMFYPESFIVPFGEIIHDRIMLEVFRGCIRGCRFCQAGNIYRPIREKSPEVLNEQAKKLISSSGYDEISLTSLSTSDYTKLEPLTDTLLDWCEQDMISLSLPSLRVDNFSTELMERAQKVRKTGLTFAPEAGTQRMRDIVNKNVTEEQLMHTCRIAFSGGWHTIKLYFMIGLPHETMEDVEGIASLAERVIDNYFEGIRLGEYRKGARGIKVTVSVSSFVPKPFTPFQWAAQDTMELLEEKQQELRSSIKNKHISLSWHERKISFLEAVFARGDRRLADVIETAYENGAKFDNWDEHLKFDVWMDALKIHGLSPEFYANRKRPYEEILPWSFIDIGVTEKHLRLEAERAEEVITTPDCRTNCRGCGANRLCGGFCDAKN